One genomic window of Diospyros lotus cultivar Yz01 chromosome 8, ASM1463336v1, whole genome shotgun sequence includes the following:
- the LOC127808269 gene encoding multifunctional methyltransferase subunit TRM112 homolog A-like, whose translation MRLLTHNMLSSNIKGVSNGFPLRIEAEKVLQKQVDFNSDFLRNMFPKIEWKALVDAAAALGYAELPEAAAAAAAMLDSEEFLRRFHHALLELHLEEGALVCPETGRRFPVNKGIPNMLLHEDEV comes from the coding sequence ATGAGGCTGCTCACTCACAACATGCTCTCATCAAACATCAAGGGCGTCTCCAATGGCTTCCCTCTGCGGATCGAAGCGGAGAAGGTGCTGCAGAAGCAGGTGGATTTCAACTCCGATTTCCTCCGCAACATGTTCCCCAAGATCGAGTGGAAGGCCCTCGTCGACGCCGCCGCGGCCCTGGGCTACGCCGAGCTCCCCGAAGCCGCGGCCGCCGCCGCGGCCATGCTCGACTCCGAGGAATTTCTCCGCCGATTCCACCACGCCCTTCTCGAGCTCCACCTCGAGGAGGGGGCCCTCGTCTGCCCCGAGACCGGCCGCCGCTTCCCCGTCAACAAGGGCATCCCCAACATGCTCCTCCACGAGGACGAGGTCTGA
- the LOC127807987 gene encoding cryptochrome-1, protein MAGSGCNIVWLRRDLRVEDNPALAAGVRAGAVVAVFIWAPEEEGHYYPGRVSRWWLKHSLSHLDSSLRSLGTALITKRSTDTVSTLLEVVKSTGASQLFFNHLYDPLSLVRDHRVKDVLTAQGIAVRSFNADLLYEPWEVHDDQGQPFTTFAAFWERCLSMPYDPEAPLLPPKRIISGDVSRCPSDMLVFEDESETGSNALLARAWSPGWSNADKALTTFINGPLIEYSKNRRKADSATTSFLSPHLHFGEVSVRKVFHLVCIKQVLWANEGNKAGEESVNLFLKSIGLREYSRYMSFNHPYSHERPLLAHLKFFPWVVDEGYFKAWRQGRTGYPLVDAGMRELWATGWLHDRIRVVVSSFFVKVLQLPWRWGMKYFWDTLLDADLESDALGWQYISGTLPDGRELDRIDNPQFEGYKFDPNGEYVRRWLPELARLPTEWIHHPWNAPESVLQAAGIELGSNYPRPIVEIEAAKARLQEALSKMWPAFENGMEEGFGDSESMPIAFPTDIQMDVDHEPARNNPGTVPRRYEDQMVPSMTTFSRGEEEEASLDQRNSTVDSRAEVPTHVHVNQESIRETLNQENMQTVRAEATLPQFNIAIGLRDAEDSAGETSSGSRRRERDGGVVPVWSPSTSSYSEQLLGEENGIGTSSSYLQRHPQSHELLNWRRLSQTG, encoded by the exons atGGCTGGAAGTGGGTGTAACATAGTGTGGTTGAGGAGAGATCTGAGGGTAGAGGATAATCCAGCTCTGGCGGCTGGAGTTCGAGCAGGGGCGGTGGTTGCAGTGTTCATATGGGCCCCTGAAGAAGAAGGCCATTACTACCCTGGAAGGGTCTCAAGATGGTGGCTCAAGCATAGTTTGTCTCACCTTGATTCCTCCTTGAGGAGCCTTGGCACAGCTCTCATCACCAAGAGATCTACTGATACAGTTTCCACTCTCCTTGAGGTTGTCAAGTCTACTGGCGCCAGCCAGCTCTTCTTCAACCACTTATATG ATCCCTTGTCGCTTGTTAGGGATCACAGGGTAAAGGATGTTTTAACTGCTCAAGGGATAGCTGTACGGTCCTTCAATGCAGATTTACTCTACGAACCTTGGGAAGTTCATGATGACCAAGGTCAGCCATTCACAACATTTGCAGCTTTCTGGGAGAGATGCCTTAGCATGCCGTATGATCCTGAGGCTCCACTTCTCCCACCTAAGAGGATAATCTCAG GTGATGTGTCTAGATGCCCTTCTGACATGCTGGTATTTGAGGATGAATCAGAGACGGGAAGCAATGCACTCCTTGCTCGAGCATGGTCACCTGGATGGAGTAATGCTGATAAGGCACTAACTACCTTCATTAATGGGCCATTGATTGAGTACTCCAAGAACCGTAGAAAGGCTGATAGTGCCACAACCTCATTTCTCTCACCCCATTTACATTTTGGGGAAGTGAGTGTGCGGAAGGTTTTCCATCTTGTTTGCATTAAGCAAGTTCTTTGGGCTAATGAAGGAAATAAAGCTGGTGAAGAGAGTGTCAATTTGTTCCTTAAGTCTATAGGTCTAAGGGAATATTCACGATATATGAGTTTTAACCACCCATACAGCCATGAAAGGCCTCTTCTTGCACACTTAAAGTTTTTCCCTTGGGTTGTGGATGAGGGGTATTTTAAGGCATGGAGACAAGGTAGAACCGGTTACCCATTGGTGGATGCTGGCATGAGAGAGTTGTGGGCAACCGGTTGGCTGCATGATCGAATACGAGTCGTAGTTTCCAGTTTCTTTGTGAAGGTTCTACAGCTGCCATGGCGATGGGGAATGAAGTATTTCTGGGATACCCTATTGGATGCAGATCTTGAGAGTGATGCTCTTGGTTGGCAGTATATATCTGGCACCCTCCCTGATGGTCGTGAACTTGATCGTATAGATAATCCACAG TTTGAGGGTTACAAATTTGACCCAAATGGAGAATATGTACGGCGGTGGTTACCTGAACTTGCCAGACTTCCTACAGAATGGATACACCACCCCTGGAATGCTCCAGAATCTGTACTCCAAGCTGCTGGAATTGAGCTAGGTTCCAACTATCCTCGTCCCATTGTAGAAATTGAAGCAGCAAAAGCCAGGTTGCAGGAAGCACTCTCCAAGATGTGGCCTGCATTCGAGAATGGTATGGAAGAAGGCTTTGGAGACTCTGAGTCAATGCCGATTGCATTTCCAACTGATATCCAAATGGATGTGGATCATGAACCCGCAAGGAACAACCCTGGTACAGTTCCTCGACGCTATGAGGATCAGATGGTTCCAAGCATGACTACTTTTTCAAGgggggaagaggaagaagctTCTTTGGATCAGCGAAATTCTACAGTAGATAGCAGGGCTGAAGTTCCAACACATGTTCATGTAAATCAAGAATCAATAAGAGAAACACTCAACCAAGAAAACATGCAAACAGTCAGAGCCGAAGCAACTTTGCCACAATTTAATATTGCAATTGGGCTACGAGATGCTGAAGATTCTGCAGGAGAAACTTCAAGCGGTAGTCGGAGGAGAGAAAGGGATGGTGGTGTAGTTCCGGTATGGTCTCCATCAACATCTAGTTACTCTGAGCAGCTTCTTGGTGAGGAAAATGGCATCGGAACTAGTTCATCTTACTTGCAGAGGCATCCACAATCTCACGA